A single window of Pseudomonas benzenivorans DNA harbors:
- a CDS encoding sarcosine oxidase subunit delta — MLNIFCPHCGELRSEEEFHAKGQAHIPRPLDPNTCTDEEWGEYLFFRDNHRGIHHELWIHAAGCRQYFNATRDTISYEIFETYKIGEKPSVTGEPKPARQVARASGDKV; from the coding sequence ATGCTGAACATCTTCTGTCCCCATTGCGGCGAGCTGCGCTCCGAAGAGGAGTTCCACGCCAAAGGCCAGGCGCATATCCCGCGTCCCCTCGATCCGAATACCTGCACCGACGAGGAGTGGGGCGAGTACCTGTTCTTCCGCGACAACCACCGTGGCATCCATCACGAATTGTGGATTCATGCGGCCGGCTGCCGGCAGTACTTCAACGCCACGCGCGACACCATCAGCTACGAAATATTCGAAACCTACAAGATTGGCGAAAAGCCGAGCGTGACGGGCGAGCCCAAGCCTGCTCGACAGGTCGCCCGTGCCTCAGGAGATAAGGTATGA
- a CDS encoding sarcosine oxidase subunit beta family protein, protein MQRYSGFGLLKHSFSHHENWQRMWRNPTPKPVYDVIIVGGGGHGLATAYYLAKAFGVKNVAVIEKGWLGGGNTARNTTIVRSNYLWDESAQLYEHAMKLWEGLSQDINYNVMFSQRGVFNLGHTLQDMRDIERRVSANRLNGIDGEVLNAKQVEELIPFMDCSKNTRYPVMGASLQRRGGVARHDAVAWGYARAADALGVDLIQQTEVIGFRKENGACIGVETTRGFIGGKRVGVVTAGNSGHMAKLAGFRLPLESHPLQALVSEPIKPIIDSVIMSNAVHGYISQSDKGDLVIGAGIDGYNGYGQRGSYPTIEHTLQAIVELFPILSRVRMNRQWGGIVDTCPDACPIISKTPVKNLFFNCGWGTGGFKATPGSGHVFAASLAKGEMHPLAKPFAMDRFYSGALIDEHGAAGVAH, encoded by the coding sequence ATGCAACGTTATTCCGGCTTCGGCCTGCTCAAGCATTCCTTCAGCCACCATGAGAACTGGCAGCGCATGTGGCGCAACCCCACGCCCAAGCCGGTTTACGACGTGATCATCGTCGGCGGTGGCGGCCACGGTCTGGCGACTGCCTACTACCTGGCCAAAGCGTTCGGCGTGAAGAACGTCGCGGTCATCGAGAAGGGCTGGCTGGGCGGCGGCAACACCGCGCGCAACACCACCATCGTGCGTTCCAACTACCTGTGGGACGAGTCGGCGCAGCTCTACGAGCACGCCATGAAGCTGTGGGAAGGCCTGTCCCAGGACATCAACTACAACGTCATGTTCTCCCAGCGCGGCGTCTTCAACCTCGGCCACACCCTGCAGGACATGCGCGACATCGAGCGCCGGGTCAGCGCCAACCGCCTCAACGGCATCGACGGCGAAGTGCTCAATGCCAAGCAGGTCGAGGAACTGATCCCCTTCATGGATTGCAGCAAGAACACCCGTTACCCGGTAATGGGCGCTTCCCTGCAGCGTCGCGGCGGCGTGGCCCGTCACGATGCGGTTGCCTGGGGCTATGCCCGCGCCGCCGACGCCCTGGGTGTGGACCTGATCCAGCAGACCGAGGTGATCGGCTTCCGCAAGGAAAACGGCGCGTGCATCGGCGTCGAGACCACCCGTGGCTTCATCGGCGGCAAGCGCGTCGGCGTGGTCACCGCCGGTAACTCCGGGCACATGGCCAAGCTGGCCGGCTTCCGTCTGCCGCTCGAATCCCACCCGCTGCAGGCGCTGGTGTCCGAGCCGATCAAGCCGATCATCGACAGCGTGATCATGTCCAACGCCGTGCATGGCTACATCAGCCAGTCGGACAAGGGCGACCTGGTCATCGGCGCCGGCATCGACGGCTACAACGGCTACGGTCAGCGCGGTTCCTACCCGACCATCGAACACACCCTGCAGGCCATCGTCGAGCTGTTCCCGATCCTCTCGCGGGTGCGCATGAACCGCCAGTGGGGCGGCATCGTCGACACCTGTCCGGATGCCTGCCCGATCATCAGCAAGACCCCGGTGAAGAACCTGTTCTTCAACTGCGGCTGGGGGACCGGCGGCTTCAAGGCGACTCCGGGCTCCGGCCACGTCTTCGCCGCGAGCCTGGCCAAGGGTGAGATGCACCCGTTGGCCAAACCCTTCGCCATGGACCGCTTCTACAGCGGCGCCCTGATCGACGAGCACGGCGCTGCCGGCGTCGCCCACTAA
- the glyA gene encoding serine hydroxymethyltransferase: MFSKQDQIQGYDDELLAAMNAEEARQEHHIELIASENYTSQRVMQAQGSGLTNKYAEGYPGKRYYGGCEHVDVVEQLAIDRAKQLFGADFANVQPHSGSSANSAVYLALLQAGDTILGMSLAHGGHLTHGSKVSSSGKLYNAVQYGLDTATGLIDYDEVERLAVEHKPKMIVAGFSAYSKTLDFPRFRAIAEKVGALLFVDMAHVAGLVAAGLYPNPLPYADVVTTTTHKTLRGPRGGLILAKANPEIEKRLNAAVFPGAQGGPLMHVIAAKAVCFKEALEPGFKEYQAQVIKNAQAMAQVFIERGFDVVSGGTDNHLFLLSLIKQGLTGKDADAALGRAGITVNKNSVPNDPQSPFVTSGLRIGTPAVTTRGFKEAQCVALAGWICDILDHLGDADVEAQVAKLAAGLCADYPVYR, from the coding sequence ATGTTCAGCAAACAAGATCAAATCCAAGGCTACGACGACGAACTGCTGGCGGCGATGAACGCCGAAGAAGCGCGTCAGGAGCACCACATCGAGCTGATCGCCTCGGAAAACTACACCAGCCAGCGCGTCATGCAGGCCCAGGGCAGCGGCCTGACCAACAAGTACGCCGAAGGCTACCCGGGCAAGCGTTACTACGGTGGTTGCGAGCACGTCGACGTGGTCGAGCAGCTGGCCATCGACCGCGCCAAGCAGCTGTTCGGCGCCGATTTCGCCAACGTCCAGCCGCACTCCGGCTCCTCGGCCAACAGCGCCGTCTACCTGGCCCTGCTGCAGGCCGGCGATACCATCCTGGGCATGAGCCTGGCCCACGGCGGCCACCTGACCCACGGTTCCAAGGTCAGCTCCTCCGGCAAGCTGTACAACGCCGTGCAGTACGGCCTGGACACCGCCACCGGCCTGATCGATTACGACGAAGTCGAGCGTCTGGCCGTCGAGCACAAGCCGAAGATGATCGTCGCCGGCTTCAGCGCCTACTCCAAGACCCTGGACTTCCCGCGTTTCCGCGCCATCGCCGAGAAGGTCGGGGCCCTGCTGTTCGTCGACATGGCCCACGTCGCCGGCCTGGTCGCCGCCGGCCTGTACCCGAACCCGCTGCCCTACGCCGACGTGGTCACCACCACCACCCACAAGACCCTGCGCGGTCCCCGTGGCGGTCTGATCCTGGCCAAGGCCAACCCGGAAATCGAGAAGAGGCTCAACGCCGCGGTCTTCCCCGGCGCCCAGGGCGGTCCGCTGATGCACGTGATCGCCGCCAAGGCCGTGTGCTTCAAGGAAGCGCTGGAGCCTGGCTTCAAGGAATACCAGGCCCAGGTGATCAAGAACGCCCAGGCCATGGCCCAGGTGTTCATCGAGCGCGGCTTCGACGTGGTCTCCGGCGGCACCGACAACCACCTGTTCCTGCTCAGCCTGATCAAGCAGGGCCTGACCGGTAAGGACGCCGACGCCGCCCTCGGCCGTGCCGGCATCACCGTGAACAAGAACTCCGTACCGAACGACCCGCAGTCGCCGTTCGTCACTTCGGGCCTGCGCATCGGCACCCCGGCGGTGACCACCCGCGGCTTCAAGGAAGCCCAGTGCGTCGCCCTGGCCGGCTGGATCTGCGACATCCTCGATCACCTCGGCGACGCCGACGTCGAGGCCCAGGTGGCCAAGCTGGCCGCTGGCCTGTGCGCGGACTACCCGGTCTATCGCTGA